Sequence from the Nocardioides exalbidus genome:
CGGCCACACGCTGCGCGACGTGGTCCGCAAGGAGTCGCCGATGCCGCCGACCCGGGCGCTGGCCGTGCTGGAGCCGGTCGTGTCCGCGCTCGCCGCCGCCCACCGGGCGGGCCTGATCCACCGCGACGTGAAGCCCGAGAACGTGCTCATCGCCGACGAGGCGCACGGCGGCCAGGTGAAGGTCGCCGACTTCGGCCTCGCCAAGGCGGTCAGCGCCGACACCCAGCACACCGCCACCGGCGGCGTCCTGATCGGCACCGTGTCCTACCTCGCTCCCGAGCTCGTCGTCGACGGCCGCTCCGACGCCCGCGCCGACGTCTACGCCACCGGCGTGGTGCTCTACGAGCTGCTCACCGGTCGCAAGCCGCACGAGGGCGAGTCGCCGATCCAGGTCGCCTACCGCCACGTGCACCACGACGTACCCCTCCCCTCGCTCCTCCAGCCCGCGATCCCCGACTACGTCGACGCCCTCGTCGCGCGTGCCACGTCGCGCGACCGCGACCAGCGCCCGGCCGACGCGACCGTGCTGCTCCACCACGTGCACCGCGTCGAGCAGGCGCTGCGCGAGGGACTGGCAGCCGACCCCGAGCTCGCCGCGGACCTGCGGCCGCGCCCGGTGCCCGAAACGCAGTCGGAGTACGACGACCCGGGCAACGACACGACGCCCGAGCCCTTCGACGCGAGCGCGCTGGCGCTGCTCACCGAGGTCGACCCGCGCGACTCCGGCCTCGTCGACGACGGCACGCCGGACCGCACGACCGCGCTCGAGCGGCACCTCGTCCCGCCCGGGGCGCCCGAGCGTGCCGGCGGCCCGGTCACGGAGCCGATGCGGACGACGCCCACGGACGCGCCCCGCGACGACGTCCCGACCTCCGCCGTGCCGGTGGCGCCCGCCCCCGTCCGTGCTCCCGCGACGCCCTCCGGCAGGTCCCCCGGCACGTCCCCGGGCAAGTCCCCCAGCAAGGTCGCGCCCGTCGCGACGGCCCCGCGCCGCCGCTCGGTCAAGGGCCCGCTGGTCCTGCTGCTCGCCGTCCTGCTCCTCGCCGGGGTCGCGGGCGGCGCCTACTGGTTCGGCTGGGCGCGCTACACGACGACGCCGGGCGTGCTGACGCTCGACGAGGCGGCGGCGACCGCCAAGCTCGAGGACGCGGGGCTCGACGTCGCGCTCGGCGACCCCGCCTACTCCGAGAACGTCGACCCCGGCCTCGTCATCTCGACCGACCCCGGACCGGGCGGCAAGGTGCTGAGCGGCGGCACGGTCACGCTCGTGCTGTCCCTCGGCCCCGAGCGCTACGACGTGCCGGACCTGTCCGGCCGCACCGAGGACCAGGCGCAGGACGCGCTGGCCGCGACCAACCTGGCGTTCGGCAAGAGCGTCGGCCGGTGGAGCGAGACCGTGCCCGAGGGGCAGGTCATCCGCACCTCCCCCAAGGTCGGCACGACGCTCAAGCCCGGCGCGAGCGTCGACCTGGTGCTGAGCCGCGGCCGCAAGCCGCTGCCGATCCGGGACTGGACCGGCAAGTCGTTCGACGACGCGAAGGCCGCGCTGGAGGCCCGCAAGCTGCAGGTCACCGTCGCCGACCAGCAGTACAGCGACACCGTGGCCGAGGGCGACGTCATCTCCCAGGACCCCGCCACCGGCACCCTCTACAAGGGCGACACGGTCTCGTTCGTCGTCTCCCTCGGGCCGGAGCTGGTCGAGGTGCCGCGGGTGCGGGCGATGGGCGTCGAGGCCGCCACCGAGCTGCTCGAGGGCCTCGGCTTCGTGGTCGAGACCGAGCAGGCCGACAGCTACCTCGGCCTCGGCTTCGTCTACAGCTCCGACCCCGCGCAGGGCGACGAGGTCCCCAAGGGTTCGACGATCACGCTGTTCCTGATCTGAGGCCCTAGCATTTCGCGGTGACCGAGCAGACCCGACGTACGACCCTGCTCGCGGCGCTCGCCCTGCTGGCCCTGGCGGCCTGCTGGGGCAGCACGTTCTTCCTCATCAAGGACATGCTCGACCGGGTCCCGACCCTCGACTTCCTCGCCGTCCGGTTCGCGATCGCCTCCCTCGCGCTCCTCGTCGTGGCGCCCCGGGCGATCGGCCGCCTGTCCCCCGTGGTGCGCCGCCACTCCGCCGTCCTCGGCCTGCTCTACGGCGTCGCGCAGATCCTCCAGACCGCGGGCCTCGCTCACACGCCTGCCAGCATCAGCGGCTTCGTGACGGGGCTCTACGTCGTCTGCACCCCGCTGCTGGCCGCGGTGATCCTGCGGACGAGGATCCCGCCGATCACCTGGGCGGCCGTCGCGCTCGCGACCGTCGGCCTCGGGGTGCTCGCGCTCAACGGCTTCAGCATCGGCTACGGCGAGCTCATCACGCTCGCCTCGGCCGTGCTCTACGCCCTGCACATCGTCGGCCTCGGCGCCTGGTCGAACGCCCGGGACGCGATCGGCATGACGACCCTGCAGGTCATGGTGATCGCCGTGGTCTGCACCCTGGCCACCGCACCCGACGGGATCGTGCTGCCGGACCGCACCTCCGACTGGATGTCGGTGCTCTACATGGCCGTGATCGTCGGCGCGCTCGGCCTCCTCGGCCAGACGTGGGCACAGGCCCACCTGCCACCGACCCGCAGCGCGATCATCATGAGCATGGAGCCGGTGTTCGCCTCGTTCTTCGCCGTCTGGCTGGGTGGCGAGAACCTCACCGCGCGGCTCCTCGTCGGTGGCGCGATGGTGCTCGTCGCGATGCTCACCGTCGAGCTCGCACCCCGTCGCGTGGTCGAGGGAGAGGTCCCGCACATCGCCGTCTGAGGACCGCCCCCGACCCCGCACGGGTGTCGTCGCGGGGCGGGACGGCGGCGCGACGTGGGTCCCGCCCCCTATCGTGTGGCCTGTGGACAGGTGCGTGGCGTGCGGAGCCGACCTCGGAGTGGGCCGGTTCTGCCTCAACTGCGGCCACCCCGTCGGCGCCCCGGCGCCCGAGCCGGCACCCGCACCCGAGCCCGCACCCACACCCCAGCCCGCACCCCAGCCGGCACCGAAGGCCCCGGCGGCACGGCCCGCGCCGCTGCGGCCGATGCCGGCACCCAGGCCCACCCCGCAACCCGAGCCCCCGCGGCAGGCGCCCGCCCAGCCGGTCCAGCCCGCGCCGGTCCAGCCCGTCCAGCCGGCGCCGGCGATCCCCGCGCAGGCCGCCGACCCGGTGGCGGCGCCCGCCGCGACCCCGGCGGCGCCCGAAGCCCCCGGCAAGCCTGCGCGCCCGAAGCGGCCCACCATGCCCCGTCTGCGGACCCGGGCGGCGAAGGGCGCCACGCGCGAGCGCCCGGCCCGGCGTCGTACTGCCTGGGACCCCGAGGAGGAGCTGCTGCCCTACGAGGAGGTCGACGACCTCGAGCCCGACTACCCCGTGCGCGGCCGCGCCTGGATCGTGTGGGTGGCCGGTGCCGCCCTGCTCGTGGCCCTCGTCCTCGTCCTCCTCCGGGCCTTCGCCACCGACGACGACCTCTCGGCCGACCCCACTGCCACCGACACCGCCGGGGAGACCTCGGCGCCGGGCGACACCTCCGCCCCCGACCCGGGCTCGGAGGAGACCACGCCCGCGTCCACGGAGGCGCCGAGCGGCACGGGCCCGCGGATCCAGCTGGCCACGGGGGCGACCTTCCTGGTGCCCGACACCGCTCCCCCGACCCAGGACTTCGACGGCAACATGGTCGCCTACGAGGCCTCGCAGATGGGTGACGGCAACCCCAGCACGACGTGGCGCAGCGAGGGCGACGCCACCGGCCAGACCATCACGGTCGCGCTGCCGGAGCCGGCGGTCGTCTACCGGGTCGGCCTGGTCAACGGCTACTCCAAGCAGGTCGCCGGCGTCGACTGGTACCCCAACAACCGTCGGATCCTGGCGGTCACCTGGACCTTCGACGACGGCAGCACGGCCACCCAGACCTTCGCCGAGCGCCCCGGCCTGCAGATGCTCAAGGTGCCGCCGGTCGAGACGAGCACCGTGAAGATCACGCTCGACTCGGTGTCACCGCCGGGCAGCGGCAACCTCGGGCGCGACTACACCGCGATCAGCGAGGTCTCCGTCATCGGCCGCGCAGCCGGCTGAGCACGGAGGCCGCGCGCTCGGCGTCGGCGCGGCTCACCTCGAGGTGCGTGACGAGGCGCACGGCGCGCGGGCCCACGGCGGAGATCCGCACCCCCTCGTCGGCGGCACGGGCGACGAAGGACGCGGCGTCCGGGTGCTCGACGACCACGATGTTGGTGTCGACGCTCGCCGGGTCGAGGCCGAGGGCCTCGCCGAGCAGGCGGGCGTGGACGTGGTCGTCGGCCAGCCGGTCGACGTGGTGGTCGAGGGCGTACGCCCCGGCTGCCGCGAGCACGCCGACCTGGCGCATGCCGCCGCCCATCCGCTTGCGCCGCACCTTGGCCTCCGCGATCGCGCCGGCCGATCCGACCATCAGTGAGCCGACGGGCGCACCGAGCCCCTTCGAGAGGCAGACGGCGAGGACGTCGGCGACGCGGCCGTAGTCGGCCAGCGGCGTGCCGGTCGCGACGTGCGCGTTCCAGAGCCGGGCGCCGTCGACGTGGACCCGGGTGCCCACCGAGTCGGCCCAGGTCCGCAGGGCCCGCAGGTCCTCGATCGGGAGGATCGCGCCACCGGCGAAGTTGCCGGTGTTCTCGACCGAGATGGCGGCGGTGCGGACGAAGTACATCCCCATGTCGGGGGCGAACATCGACTCGATCGCGGGCAGGTCGACCTGCCCGCGGGCGTGGGTCCAGGTGCGCATGGTGATGCCGCTGATCGCGCCGTGCGCCCCGAGCTCGGCGCGGGCGATGTGGGCCGAGGACTCGCAGAGGACCTCCTGGCCCGGAGCCACCACGGAGGCGACCGCGAGGACGTTGGCCATCGACCCGGTCGGGGTGAAGAGCGCGGCCTCGTGACCGAACATCTCCGCCACCCGCTCCTGCAGCGCGTTGACCGTCGGGTCCTCGCCGTAGACGTCGTCACCGACCTCCGCGCGGGCCATCGCCTCGCGCATCCCGTCGGTCGGCCTGGTCAGGGTGTCGGAGCGCAGGTCGATCACCCACTCATCCAACCAGCCGCGTGGTTTCGGCTCCCGGGCGACCTCCGGGATGACACCATGCGGTCGTGCACCGCCGCGCCTGGCTCCTCCCGCTGGGGATCTACCTGCTCGGCCGCTGCACCAGCGCCGTCCTCCTGGCGGTGCTCGGCCGCGACCAGCACGGCCTGACCGGGACCGGCGGCCCGCGGGCGTCGTTCCTCGACCTGCTGTCGAACTGGGACGGCGGCTACTACCTCCAGATCGCCGCGCACGGCTATCCCGGGGCCCTGCCCCGGGTGGACGGCGCCGTCGTCGAGAACGTGTGGGCGTTCTACCCGCTCTACCCCGGCACGGTGGGCCTCCTCGGCCGCACCGGCATCCCGCTCCCCCTGGCCGCCACCCTGGTGAGCACCGCGTGCGGCGCAGCGGCCGTCGTGCTGCTCTGGACGATCCTCGCCCCGCTCGCCGGCCGGTTCACCGCGGCGCTGACCGTCGTGGCGTTCTCCTTCGGCCCGACCAGCCTCGTGCTGCAGACGGCGTACACCGAGAGCATGGCGCTGCTCGTGATCCTCGGGGTCTTCGTGGCCATGCGGCACAAGCGCTATGCGTACGCCGCCCTCCTCCTCGCCGCGCTCGCCTTCACGCGGCCGGTGGCGCTGCCCGTCGCGGCCGTCCTCGGCGTCACGTGGCTGCTGCGCCTGCGGGCGCGCCACGACGACCCGTTCCCACCGCGGGAGATGGTCACCCACGCCGCTCTCGCGCTGGGGAGCGCCGCCTCCTTCGCGGCGTGGCCGCTCGTGTGCGGACTCGTCACGGGAGAGCTCGACGCCTACGCCCAGACCCAGCGAGCCTGGATCGACGGCGGGGCGTCGGGATGGGCGACCTGGCTGAGCCCGGCCGTCACCGGCCGCGACCTCGCGATCCTCGTGCTGTCGGTGCCGGTCGTGCTCTGGTTCGCCTGGCTGGCGCTGCGCCGGGCGTCCGCGGCCTGGGGCCCGGAGCTGCGCGCGTGGGTGCTGCTCTACCCGCTCTACATCCTCGCGGTGAGCCGTCCGACCACGAGCGTGTTCCGCTACCTCGCCCTCACCTCGACGACCGCGTGGCCGTTCCCGGACGTGTCGGCCCGGGTGCGCTCCACGCGCGCCCGGGTCGCCCTGGTCTCGGTCGTCGTGGTGATCGGGCTCGTGGCCCAGGCGGCGTGGATCGACTGGCTCTGGGTGCGCACCGACGACTGGATCGAGGGCGCACCCTGAGGTCGGACCGCTGCCTCAGGCCTTCCGCAGCATCTCGGCGACGAGGAAGGAGAGCTCGAGGGACTGGACCCGGTTGAGGCGGGGGTCGCAGACCGACTCGTAGCGGTTGGCCAGGCCGGCCTCGTCGATCTCCTCGCCGCCGCCGATGCACTCGGTGACGTCGTCGCCGGTGAGCTCGACGTGGACGCCGCCGGGCCAGGTGCCCAGGCTGCGGTGCACGTCGAAGAAGCCCTGGACCTCCTCGATGACGTCGTCGAAGCGGCGGGTCTTGTAGCCCGAGGAGGCCTCGAAGGTGTTGCCGTGCATCGGGTCGCAGACCCACGCGACGTTGAGCCCCTCGGCGGTGACCTTCTCCACGAGGGCCGGGAGGCCGTCGCGGATCTTGCCCGCGCCGAAGCGGGTGATGAAGGTGAGCCGGCCCGGGGTGTTGTCGGGGTTGAGGCGCGCGGCGTAGGCCAGCGCGTCGTCGGGGGTGGTCGTCGGCCCGAGCTTGATGCCGATGGGGTTCCTGATCTTCGACAGCAGCTCGACGTGGGCGCCGTCGAGCTGACGGGTCCGCTCGCCGATCCACACGAAGTGCGCCGAGACGTTGTAGGGGGCGTCGGTGCGCGAGTCGATGCGGGTGAGGGACTGCTCGTACTCGAGCAGCAGCGCCTCGTGGCTGGAGTGGAAGTCGACCCGGTGGAACTCGTCGGGGTCGGCGCCGATCGCCTTCATGAAGGTCAGCGCGCGCTCGATCTCGTCGGCCACGGCCTCGTAGCGCTGGCCGAAGGGCGAGTTCTGCACGAAGTCGGTGTTCCAGGTGTGGACCTGGCGCAGGTCGGCGTAGCCGCCGGTGACGAACGCGCGGACCAGGTTGAGGGTCGCGGCGGAGTTGTTGTAGACGTCGACGAGTCGCTGTGGGTCCGGGATCCGGGCCTCGGCGGTGAAGTCGTAGCCGTTGACGGCGTCACCGCGGTAGGCCGGCAGCGTCACCCCGTTGCGCGTCTCCATGTCGGAGCTGCGCGGCTTGGCGTACTGGCCGGCGAGGCGGCCCAGCTTCACGACGGGCACCGAGGCGGCGTAGGTCAGGACGACCGCCATCTGGAGCAGCACGCGCAGCTTGTTGCGGACGTTGTCGGCGGTGACGCCGGCGAAGGTCTCGGCGCAGTCTCCACCCTGGAGCAGGAAGGCCTCGCCGCGCGTGACGGCGGCGATCTTCTCGGTGAGGTCGTCGCACTCGCCCGCGAAGACGAGCGGCGGCGCGGTCCTCAGTCGAGCCACCGCCGCGTCGACCGCCCCGGCATCGGGATAGGTCGGCTGCTGCTGGGGCTCGAGGGCGTGCAACTGCTCGAGGGTGGGGATGGCACTCACCCCTCAAGGGTACGGCGAGCGCGTGCCCTGACCCGAACCGTGACCGAGCGGTGGTCCTCACATGCCCGGCGTGAGGATCCCGTCGGCCTCGTCGAGGCGGATCCCGCCGGACGGGGTGCGGCTCGCCTCGAGCGTGCCGGTGACGATCGAGGGGTAGGGGTAGCGGATGTGGCCGGGCGCGCCCTCGCGCGAGGTTGTCCAGAGCCGGTCCTCGAAGCCGACCTCGCCGCGGAACTGGTGGTTCTCCAGGACCAGCCGGTCGGCGGTCGCCTGCCCCACGACGTAGGACGCCTCGCCCCGGTAGAACAGCGAGCCGTGCGAGACCTCGAGGATCCCGTCGCGCTGGTGCACGGTCTGGTCGTGGACCTCGCCGCTCAGGTAGACGTCGACGCCTCCCCGGACCATCGCCCTCCACAGGTCGGAGCGGGTGCCCTTCTCGTACACGAGGTGGCTGGAGTTGCGGGTGCGGACCTTGCCGGTCATGGGGGTGTGGCCCTGCACCATGACCCAGGGCACGCCGTCCCTCTTTGCGCGCCGCAGCACGCCCTTGACCCACCTCAGCTGCGCCGGGTCGACCGAGACGTGCACGTCTCCCCCACGACGCTGGAACACGTCGATCGTGATGAGCAGGACGTTGGCGTCGAGGCGGACGGCGTACGCCGTGTCCTGCGCGGGCCCGCGGCGCGGCCGGTCGGTGAAGCGTCGCTCCCCGTCGGCGCGGGTCAGCATCTGGTCGGCGTAGATCTCCTTGAACTGCGGGATGTGGCGACGCTTGAAGTCGATCCACGGGTCGCGCCGGCGGCTCGACCACGAGTCGTCGCCGATCTCGTGGTCGCCCACGGCGGTGTACGTCGTCAGGCCGTGGTCCGCGAAGCGCTGGCGGTAGGCCGGGTAGTAGACCTCCGCCGCCCGGCGCCAGGCGCGCATGCGCTGGGCCTCGGTCCGCACCGGCCCGAACACCCCGGTCCTGGAGTCGTCGCGACCCCACCGGCCCTCGACGAGGTCGCCCGCCACGAGCACGTCGTCGGTGCCGTGGGAGGCCATCTCGCCGATCACGTGGTCGAGCGCGGCGTCGTACTCCGCGTTGGTGGAGTTGGCGACCTGGCCGGTCTTCTTGACGATGTAGGGCTTGCGACCGCCGGCGGTCAGGTCGGCGACGTCCTGGTTGAGGAAGTCGGGCGCCGAGACGAAGCGGTACGCCCCCGGCAGGTCGGGTGCCGCCGGCACCGGGGGTCGGTCGCGGGGGCCGCGGCGCTCGAGGTCGGTGGCCGGGTCCGGAGTCGCAGGTGCCCCGGTCAGCGTGGGGGCCGGGAGGTCACCGCCCGGGGTGGCGCTCGCCCGCGGGTGGGGCGGGGTGACCGCCGAGCAGCCGAGTGCAGTGGCGACCAGGAGGGCGAGGAGCGGGCCCCCTCGTCGGCCCAGGCGTCGTCGTGTCACTCGCCCCACCGTAGAGGGCGGGCCTACCCCTTCTGGGGTAGGCCCCGCCCGTGTCGCCGCCTCAGTCCTCGAGGTGCTCGATGTCGCGGAAACCCGTCTTCTTGGCCCGCACGCCGCGGTTGGTCAGCCACGTGAGCGCCCAGAGGACGACGCCGACCGCAAGCAGGCCGCCGGCGATCTTGTACTGCACCATGTCGGCCTCGAGGCGGGCCCAGGGGCCGAGCAGGTAGGCGCACAGCACGGCACCGACGACGGGGAGCCCCGCGGGCGCCCGGAAGGCGCCGTCGGGGGTGGCGTCGCGGCGCAGGACCAGGCAGGCGACGTTGACGATCGTGAAGACCGCCAGCAGCAGGAGGGCCGTCGTGCCGGAGAGCGCGGAGACCACGGACGACTCCGAGTCGAGCGTGACGACGCTGATCAGCGCGAGGGCAAGCAGCGTGGTGAAGACGATCGCGGTCCACGGCGAGCGACGGGCCGGGAGGACCTTGCCGAGCGCGCGGGGCAGGACGTCCTGCTGGGCCATGCCGTAGATGAGGCGGCTGGCCATGAGCATGTTGATCAGCGCGGTGTTGGCGACGGCGAAGACGGTGAGGAACGGGAAGAGCGTGTCGATCGGCAGGTTCGGTGCACCGATCTTCACCACGTCGAGCAGGATGCCGGCCTCGGCGTTGGTGGGCTCGGCGATCTGGCCCGCCGGGATGACCGCGACCACGGAGATCGCGACCAGCATGTAGATCACGACCGCGATGCCGAGGCCCGTGAGCATCGTGCGCGGGAAGATCTTCATCGGGTCCTTGGTCTCCTCGACCATGTTGACCGAGTCCTCGAAGCCGACCATCGAGAAGAAGGCGATGGCGGTGGCGATGGTGACCGCCATGAATAGGCCCTTGTCGTCCGGGCTCTCGAAGACCGTGATCCTGCTGAGGTCGCCGTCACCGCTCGCGATGACGAAGAAGCCGATGCCGATGACGATGGCGAGCGCGGTCATCTCGACGATCGTCAGGACCACGTTGAACTTCACGCTCTCCCCGACGCCGCGCAGGTTGATCGCGGCGAGCAGGACCATGAAGAGCAGGGCGGTGATCAGCACCGCTGCCGAGCTCGGCTCGTCGTTGCCGAAGCCGATCAGGAGGTTGGCCGCGAGCAGGTTGGACGACGTCGAGGCGCTGGTGATGCCCGAGCACACCACGGTGAACGCCACCAGGAAGGTGATGAAGTGGATGCCGAACGCCTTGTGCGTGTAGAGCGCCGCACCGGCCGCCTGCGGGTACTTCGTG
This genomic interval carries:
- a CDS encoding threonine aldolase family protein, yielding MIDLRSDTLTRPTDGMREAMARAEVGDDVYGEDPTVNALQERVAEMFGHEAALFTPTGSMANVLAVASVVAPGQEVLCESSAHIARAELGAHGAISGITMRTWTHARGQVDLPAIESMFAPDMGMYFVRTAAISVENTGNFAGGAILPIEDLRALRTWADSVGTRVHVDGARLWNAHVATGTPLADYGRVADVLAVCLSKGLGAPVGSLMVGSAGAIAEAKVRRKRMGGGMRQVGVLAAAGAYALDHHVDRLADDHVHARLLGEALGLDPASVDTNIVVVEHPDAASFVARAADEGVRISAVGPRAVRLVTHLEVSRADAERAASVLSRLRGR
- a CDS encoding NADase-type glycan-binding domain-containing protein gives rise to the protein MDRCVACGADLGVGRFCLNCGHPVGAPAPEPAPAPEPAPTPQPAPQPAPKAPAARPAPLRPMPAPRPTPQPEPPRQAPAQPVQPAPVQPVQPAPAIPAQAADPVAAPAATPAAPEAPGKPARPKRPTMPRLRTRAAKGATRERPARRRTAWDPEEELLPYEEVDDLEPDYPVRGRAWIVWVAGAALLVALVLVLLRAFATDDDLSADPTATDTAGETSAPGDTSAPDPGSEETTPASTEAPSGTGPRIQLATGATFLVPDTAPPTQDFDGNMVAYEASQMGDGNPSTTWRSEGDATGQTITVALPEPAVVYRVGLVNGYSKQVAGVDWYPNNRRILAVTWTFDDGSTATQTFAERPGLQMLKVPPVETSTVKITLDSVSPPGSGNLGRDYTAISEVSVIGRAAG
- a CDS encoding APC family permease is translated as MSATEATQEDVNGPEDPDLKRVLGPKLLLLFIVGDILGAGVYAVTGKLAGQVGGIAWLPFLVAFAVATVTAFSYLELVTKYPQAAGAALYTHKAFGIHFITFLVAFTVVCSGITSASTSSNLLAANLLIGFGNDEPSSAAVLITALLFMVLLAAINLRGVGESVKFNVVLTIVEMTALAIVIGIGFFVIASGDGDLSRITVFESPDDKGLFMAVTIATAIAFFSMVGFEDSVNMVEETKDPMKIFPRTMLTGLGIAVVIYMLVAISVVAVIPAGQIAEPTNAEAGILLDVVKIGAPNLPIDTLFPFLTVFAVANTALINMLMASRLIYGMAQQDVLPRALGKVLPARRSPWTAIVFTTLLALALISVVTLDSESSVVSALSGTTALLLLAVFTIVNVACLVLRRDATPDGAFRAPAGLPVVGAVLCAYLLGPWARLEADMVQYKIAGGLLAVGVVLWALTWLTNRGVRAKKTGFRDIEHLED
- a CDS encoding Stk1 family PASTA domain-containing Ser/Thr kinase codes for the protein MRTTPTDAPRDDVPTSAVPVAPAPVRAPATPSGRSPGTSPGKSPSKVAPVATAPRRRSVKGPLVLLLAVLLLAGVAGGAYWFGWARYTTTPGVLTLDEAAATAKLEDAGLDVALGDPAYSENVDPGLVISTDPGPGGKVLSGGTVTLVLSLGPERYDVPDLSGRTEDQAQDALAATNLAFGKSVGRWSETVPEGQVIRTSPKVGTTLKPGASVDLVLSRGRKPLPIRDWTGKSFDDAKAALEARKLQVTVADQQYSDTVAEGDVISQDPATGTLYKGDTVSFVVSLGPELVEVPRVRAMGVEAATELLEGLGFVVETEQADSYLGLGFVYSSDPAQGDEVPKGSTITLFLI
- a CDS encoding class II 3-deoxy-7-phosphoheptulonate synthase; amino-acid sequence: MSAIPTLEQLHALEPQQQPTYPDAGAVDAAVARLRTAPPLVFAGECDDLTEKIAAVTRGEAFLLQGGDCAETFAGVTADNVRNKLRVLLQMAVVLTYAASVPVVKLGRLAGQYAKPRSSDMETRNGVTLPAYRGDAVNGYDFTAEARIPDPQRLVDVYNNSAATLNLVRAFVTGGYADLRQVHTWNTDFVQNSPFGQRYEAVADEIERALTFMKAIGADPDEFHRVDFHSSHEALLLEYEQSLTRIDSRTDAPYNVSAHFVWIGERTRQLDGAHVELLSKIRNPIGIKLGPTTTPDDALAYAARLNPDNTPGRLTFITRFGAGKIRDGLPALVEKVTAEGLNVAWVCDPMHGNTFEASSGYKTRRFDDVIEEVQGFFDVHRSLGTWPGGVHVELTGDDVTECIGGGEEIDEAGLANRYESVCDPRLNRVQSLELSFLVAEMLRKA
- a CDS encoding metallophosphoesterase family protein, encoding MTRRRLGRRGGPLLALLVATALGCSAVTPPHPRASATPGGDLPAPTLTGAPATPDPATDLERRGPRDRPPVPAAPDLPGAYRFVSAPDFLNQDVADLTAGGRKPYIVKKTGQVANSTNAEYDAALDHVIGEMASHGTDDVLVAGDLVEGRWGRDDSRTGVFGPVRTEAQRMRAWRRAAEVYYPAYRQRFADHGLTTYTAVGDHEIGDDSWSSRRRDPWIDFKRRHIPQFKEIYADQMLTRADGERRFTDRPRRGPAQDTAYAVRLDANVLLITIDVFQRRGGDVHVSVDPAQLRWVKGVLRRAKRDGVPWVMVQGHTPMTGKVRTRNSSHLVYEKGTRSDLWRAMVRGGVDVYLSGEVHDQTVHQRDGILEVSHGSLFYRGEASYVVGQATADRLVLENHQFRGEVGFEDRLWTTSREGAPGHIRYPYPSIVTGTLEASRTPSGGIRLDEADGILTPGM
- a CDS encoding DMT family transporter; amino-acid sequence: MTEQTRRTTLLAALALLALAACWGSTFFLIKDMLDRVPTLDFLAVRFAIASLALLVVAPRAIGRLSPVVRRHSAVLGLLYGVAQILQTAGLAHTPASISGFVTGLYVVCTPLLAAVILRTRIPPITWAAVALATVGLGVLALNGFSIGYGELITLASAVLYALHIVGLGAWSNARDAIGMTTLQVMVIAVVCTLATAPDGIVLPDRTSDWMSVLYMAVIVGALGLLGQTWAQAHLPPTRSAIIMSMEPVFASFFAVWLGGENLTARLLVGGAMVLVAMLTVELAPRRVVEGEVPHIAV